The region ATTCGGGCAACAACTCCTCGCCGGGAGCGGATAACGTCATCCGTTCCCGGCTTTTTTTCGCGCATTGGACGAAAGTTCGGCGGAAGGAAGAGGCCGCTTCTCCCTTCATGGCGCGGCGCCCTGCTAGCATTTAGTGTTGTTATCGAAAACCCCGACGCCTGTCGTGAACAGGGAGTCCAGAGCGCTATGAACGCAACCGCCCACGACGTCGCGGAGACTCTGTCCTCCGAGATCCGCGCCCTGACCGGCCTCAATCCGGCCCGCTGCTACCAGTGCGGCAAGTGCTCCGCCGGCTGTCCGATGGCCCGCGAGATGACGCTGCGCCCGCACGACGTGATGCGCCTCGCGATGCGCGGCGAGCGGGACCGGATCTTCGACGACGAATCGATCTGGCTCTGCCTGACCTGCGAGACCTGCTCCTCGCGGTGCCCGCAGAAGGTCGAGCCGGCGCGGATCATCGACGCGCTGCGCGAGATCGGCCGCCGCGAAGGACGCGAGGCCGCGCCGCGCGCCGTCTCCGCCTTCCACCGCGCGTTCCTCGACCAGATCAAGGGCCGCGGACGGATCCACGAGGTCGGCCTCGTCGTCGCCTACAAGACGCGCTCTCTGGACCTCTTCTCCGACGCCGCCTCCGCTCCGGGCATGTTCCTGCGCGGCAAGCTGCCGCTCGCGGGAGAGAAGGTCCGCGGGATGGACGACGTCCGGCGGATCTTCGCCGCCTGCCTCGAAGGGGAACGCCGATGAAGCTGGGCTACTTTCCGGGCTGCTCGCTGCACGGCACGGCGCGCGAGCTGAACGAATCGCTGGGCGAGGTCGC is a window of bacterium DNA encoding:
- a CDS encoding 4Fe-4S dicluster domain-containing protein — its product is MNATAHDVAETLSSEIRALTGLNPARCYQCGKCSAGCPMAREMTLRPHDVMRLAMRGERDRIFDDESIWLCLTCETCSSRCPQKVEPARIIDALREIGRREGREAAPRAVSAFHRAFLDQIKGRGRIHEVGLVVAYKTRSLDLFSDAASAPGMFLRGKLPLAGEKVRGMDDVRRIFAACLEGERR